Within the Gammaproteobacteria bacterium genome, the region GCGCATGATTGATTCTCACCTGAAAGCGACAACATGGACAGACTTGTTCCTGAAAATGGCATATCGGATCGCGCCGGATTCTCGTTCGTCATCAAGGCGCGACAACGGGCGCATAGTCGAACGATGGAACGGTTGCCGCAACGCAGAGGACGTGCGAAAAGACAATCAGGATGGGATGTCATTTAACATAAATCGCTTTAGACTAGGGGCACTTGGAGACCGGGCCTCGCCTCGCAATCGCGCGTTTCTGGGATCGGAACCTATCGCCAAGGGCGGCGGCCTAACCTTGCTGTGGTGCCCGTGTACTGGTGCCGTTCGCACCAATTAAGGATTTCTCATGAGACAACAACCGCTGCGTGCGGCATTGCTCGGAGCCGGCCTGTTGCTGCTCGCCGCCTGTAACCAGGCAACCCTTCAGAATTCATCGAAAGCGCCGCCCCCGCCACCTGAAGTGGCGGTCATCGAGGTCCATCCCCAGTCGGTGCCGCTCAGCCGCGAGCTGGTGGGCCGACTGGCGCCGACCCGGGTCGCGCAGGTGCGGGCGCGGGTGGCCGGCATCATCCTCGAGCGGGTCTATACCGAAGGCACCGACGTGAGCCAGGGCGAGGTCCTGTACCTGATCGACCCCGCTCCGCTAGAGGCGGCTCTGCATGCCAAAGAGGCTGCCCTCGCCAAGGCGGAAGCCGATGCCAGCAATGCCGCCGCGACCGCAAAGCGCTCTCGCAAATTGGAGGCCAAGAAGCTGATCGCCAATCAGGACCTGGACGACGCAATCGCCACCGAGCGCAGCACGGCGGCAGCTGTGAAGCAGGCTCAGGCCGATGTGGAAAGCGCACGCCTGAATTTGGGGTACGCCACCGTCACTGCGCCCATCGCCGGGCGAGCCGGCCGTGCGCTCGTGACCGAGGGGGCACTAGTAGGCCAAGGCGAGGCGACTCAGCTGACCACCATCGAGCAGATCGACCCTATCTACGTTAACTTCAGCCTGTCGGTCTCGGAGTTCCGGGAGCTGCAGAGTCATGCCGGCGGGCCGGGTGCGGCGCGCGTGGAGGTGGAGCTACCCGACGGCAAACCCTACCCGCAGGCCGGCACGCTGGATTTTTCCGATCTCGACGTGGATCCCGGCACCGGTGCAATCTCTCTGCGCGCCGTGCTGCCCAATCCGGATCACTCGTTGCTGCCGGGTATGTTCGTCAATCTGCGGCTCACGACCGGGACGATCGACCAGGCGTTCGTGCTGCCACAGACGGCGCTGGCCCGAGACGCCAAAGGCGCCTACGCGCTGGTGGTCGGCGCCGACGGCAAGGTGGCCCAGCGCCGTCTGGAGGCCCGGGGCATGACCCGTTCGGATTGGATCGTTACCGGAGATCTTGCCGATGGCGACCAGGTGATCGTCGAAGGACTGCAAAAGGTACAGCCGGGAACCACTGCCAGTACGGTGCCGGCGGCCCAGCCGACGGCGGAAACCGCAGCCAAGCACTGAGGCGCCTGAACGATGCCCCGTTTCTTCATCGACCGGCCCATCTTCGCCTGGGTGGTGGCCATCCTGATCACTCTGGCCGGCGCCGCAGCCATCTTCAACCTGCCGGTCTCGGCCTATCCTCCGATCGCCCCACCGCAGATCAGCATCAGCGCCGTGTATCCCGGCGCCAGCGCCGAGGTTCTGGAAAAAACCGTAACCTCGGTGATCGAACAGCAGCTCACCGGCGTCGACGATCTGCTTTATTTCGACTCGACATCGCGCTCCAACGGCACCGCGCAGATCACCCTGACCTTCCTGAGCGGCACTGATCCCGACATCGCCCAGGTGCAGGTGCAGAACCGCCTCAGCATCGCCCAACCGCGACTGCCGCAGGAGGTGGTGCAGAACGGCATCACCGTCGCCAAGGCCAATAACGACTTCCTCATGGTGATGGCGCTCCACTCGGAGGACCGCAGCCTCGACACCTATGCGCTCAACAACCTGATCGCCTCCCAGGTGCTCGACTCGATCCAGCGCCTACCCGGTGTGGGGGGCGCAAACCTGTTCGGCGCCGCCTACGCCATGCGGATCTGGCTCAACCCCGACAAGCTGCGGGGCTACAACCTCAGCGCCTCTCAGGTGCTGGAGGCGGTGCGCGACCAGAACGTGCAGATCGCCGCCGGCTCGATCGGCGCCGAACCGGCCCCACCCGGACAGGGCTTCAGCGCCACGGTCAATGCGGCCAGCCGCTTCACCACCACCGAGCAGTTCGGCGACATCATCCTGCGCACCAATCCCGACGGCAGCAGCGTGCGCCTCAGCGACGTCGCGCGTATCGATCTGGGGGCCGAGACCTACGGCCACGATGTGCACCTCAACGGGGACCCGATCGCCGGCTTCGCTATTCTGCTGTCCCCCGATGCCAATGCGCTGGAGGTGGCGGCAGCGGTGCGCGACAAGATGAGCGAGCTGGACAACTACTTTCCGCCTGGGGTGACCTGGCTCGTACCCTACGACACCACCCAATTCATCCGCATCTCCATCCACGAGGTGCTCTACACCCTGATCGAGGCCGTGGTGCTGGTGTTCCTGGTGATTCTGCTGTTCCTCCAGAATCTGCGCGCTACCCTGATTCCCACCCTGGTGGTGCCGGTGGCGCTGACCAGCGCCTTCGCCGGCATGTACATAGCCGGCTTCTCCATCAACGTGCTCACCCTGTTCGGCCTGGTGCTGGCGATCGGCCTGGTGGTGGACGACGCCATCGTGGTGGTGGAGAACGTCGAGCGCATCATGACCGAGGAGGGTCTGCCGCCCAAGGAGGCGACGCGCAAGGCCATGGACCAGATCACCGGCGCCGTAATCGCCATGACCACGGTGCTGGCAGCGGTGTTCATCCCCATGGCACTGGTGGGCGGCAGCGTGGGGGTGATCTACCGCCAGTTCTCGCTCACCATCGCCATCTCCATGGCCATCTCCGCTGTGATGGCGCTGAGCTTTACCCCGGCGCTGTGCGCCACCCTGCTGAAACCGGTGCACGGCGAACCGAACGCATTTCTGCGCGGCTTCAACCGGCTCTACGGTGCGCTGACGCGAGGCTACCTGGCGCGGGTCAAGCACTCGATCCGTCGAACGCCGCGTTGGATGGTCGCCTTCATCGTGTTGGTCGGCGTGGCGGGCGTGCTGTACAGCAGGCTGCCCACCAGCTTCCTCCCCGAGGAGGACCAGGGTTACGCCCTGGTGATCGTTCAGCTGCCGCCCGGCGCCAACATGGAACGTACCGGTGGGGTGTTAAGGCAGATGGAGGCGATCATTCAGCGTCACCCGGCGGTGGACAAGGTCCTTGATGTGGCTGGCTTCAGCTTCGTCGGTCAGGGCGAAAATGTCGGCCTGGGATTCATTCGCCTGAAGGACTGGAGCGAGCGCCGCGGCGCCGATCAACAAATCAATGCCATTATTCAATGGGCCAATGGCGCGCTTCAGTCCATCAAAGGCGCGCGCATGTTCGTCATCAATTTGCCCACCATACGGGGCCTGGGCCGCTTCGGCGGTTTCGATTTCCGCCTCGAGGATCGTGCCGGTCTAGGCCACGACCGGCTGATACAGGCCCGTAATACCCTGCTCGGCGAAGCCACCGCCGATCCGGTGTTGGCCGGGGTGCGGCCCAACCAGCTCGAAGACGCCCCCGAGTTGCATCTCAACCTGGATCGGGTGCAGGCGAAGTCCATGGGGCTGTCGCTGCCGGACATCTACGACGCCATCCGGCTGATGCTGGCGCCGGTCTACGCCAACGACTTCAACTACCAGGGCCGGGTGCTGAAAGTCCTGCTGCAGGCCGATGCCGACTACCGCAGCCGCCCCGAAGATCTCAGCCGCTACTACATCCCTGCCAGCAGCGGCGACATCGACAACATGGTGCCGCTCTCGAGCGTCGTATCCTCGAGCTGGACCATTGGCCCCCCGACGCTCGACCACTATAACGGCCACCCGGCTGTTCAGATCAACGGCTCCGCCGCGCCGGGCTACAGCTCCGGACAGGCAATGAACGCGATGCAGAAGATCGTCCAA harbors:
- a CDS encoding efflux RND transporter periplasmic adaptor subunit, encoding MRQQPLRAALLGAGLLLLAACNQATLQNSSKAPPPPPEVAVIEVHPQSVPLSRELVGRLAPTRVAQVRARVAGIILERVYTEGTDVSQGEVLYLIDPAPLEAALHAKEAALAKAEADASNAAATAKRSRKLEAKKLIANQDLDDAIATERSTAAAVKQAQADVESARLNLGYATVTAPIAGRAGRALVTEGALVGQGEATQLTTIEQIDPIYVNFSLSVSEFRELQSHAGGPGAARVEVELPDGKPYPQAGTLDFSDLDVDPGTGAISLRAVLPNPDHSLLPGMFVNLRLTTGTIDQAFVLPQTALARDAKGAYALVVGADGKVAQRRLEARGMTRSDWIVTGDLADGDQVIVEGLQKVQPGTTASTVPAAQPTAETAAKH
- a CDS encoding efflux RND transporter permease subunit → MPRFFIDRPIFAWVVAILITLAGAAAIFNLPVSAYPPIAPPQISISAVYPGASAEVLEKTVTSVIEQQLTGVDDLLYFDSTSRSNGTAQITLTFLSGTDPDIAQVQVQNRLSIAQPRLPQEVVQNGITVAKANNDFLMVMALHSEDRSLDTYALNNLIASQVLDSIQRLPGVGGANLFGAAYAMRIWLNPDKLRGYNLSASQVLEAVRDQNVQIAAGSIGAEPAPPGQGFSATVNAASRFTTTEQFGDIILRTNPDGSSVRLSDVARIDLGAETYGHDVHLNGDPIAGFAILLSPDANALEVAAAVRDKMSELDNYFPPGVTWLVPYDTTQFIRISIHEVLYTLIEAVVLVFLVILLFLQNLRATLIPTLVVPVALTSAFAGMYIAGFSINVLTLFGLVLAIGLVVDDAIVVVENVERIMTEEGLPPKEATRKAMDQITGAVIAMTTVLAAVFIPMALVGGSVGVIYRQFSLTIAISMAISAVMALSFTPALCATLLKPVHGEPNAFLRGFNRLYGALTRGYLARVKHSIRRTPRWMVAFIVLVGVAGVLYSRLPTSFLPEEDQGYALVIVQLPPGANMERTGGVLRQMEAIIQRHPAVDKVLDVAGFSFVGQGENVGLGFIRLKDWSERRGADQQINAIIQWANGALQSIKGARMFVINLPTIRGLGRFGGFDFRLEDRAGLGHDRLIQARNTLLGEATADPVLAGVRPNQLEDAPELHLNLDRVQAKSMGLSLPDIYDAIRLMLAPVYANDFNYQGRVLKVLLQADADYRSRPEDLSRYYIPASSGDIDNMVPLSSVVSSSWTIGPPTLDHYNGHPAVQINGSAAPGYSSGQAMNAMQKIVQQDLGQGIGYEWSGQSLQEIISGQQAPILFGLSLLVVFLALAALYESWSIPVAVMLVVPLGVLGALTFTWLRGLENDVYFKVGLIAVIGLSAKNAILIIEFANTMRQQGRGLLEATLEACRLRFRPILMTSIAFILGVLPLAISTGAGANSRHAIGTDVMGGMVGATLLGVLFVPVFFVVVRRLLGDKSDGHEPKAPPG